One part of the Vitis riparia cultivar Riparia Gloire de Montpellier isolate 1030 chromosome 6, EGFV_Vit.rip_1.0, whole genome shotgun sequence genome encodes these proteins:
- the LOC117915584 gene encoding secoisolariciresinol dehydrogenase-like: protein MVSSSLLSAVARRLEGKVALITGGAGGIGSCTAKLFSQHGAKVLIADIQDEKGHLICRDLGPSSASFIHCDVTKELDVSNAIDEAVAKHGKLDIMFNNAGILGPKIINILDNDVAEFENTMRVNVLGAFLGTKHAARVMVPAGRGCVINSASVCSVVGGICTHSYVSSKHAILGLTRNTAVELGKFGIRVNCVSPYVVPTPMSRKFLNSEDDDPLEDVYSNLKGVALMPQDVAEAVLYLGSDDSKYVSGNNLVIDGGVTIATPFNIFDQ from the exons ATGGTTAGCAGCTCATTGCTTTCAGCTGTTGCAAGAAG ATTGGAAGGAAAGGTGGCTTTGATTACAGGCGGTGCTGGGGGTATTGGATCTTGTACTGCAAAGCTATTCTCTCAACATGGTGCCAAAGTCCTCATCGCTGACATTCAAGATGAAAAAGGTCACCTCATTTGCAGGGACCTCGGCCCCTCTTCTGCTTCCTTCATCCACTGTGATGTCACTAAAGAACTGGATGTGAGCAATGCCATCGACGAGGCGGTTGCTAAGCATGGAAAGCTTGACATCATGTTCAACAATGCTGGTATTTTAGGacccaaaataattaatatattggACAACGATGTCGCAGAATTTGAGAATACAATGCGTGTTAATGTCTTGGGGGCATTCTTGGGCACCAAACATGCAGCTCGTGTAATGGTACCAGCTGGCCGCGGATGCGTAATCAATTCAGCTAGCGTTTGTTCAGTGGTTGGCGGGATTTGCACACATTCCTATGTAAGTTCGAAGCATGCCATACTGGGGCTAACCAGGAACACTGCAGTAGAGCTTGGGAAGTTTGGGATTCGAGTTAATTGTGTGTCACCTTACGTAGTTCCAACTCCCATGTCAAGGAAATTCTTGAATTCAGAAGATGATGATCCCCTTGAAGATGTTTATTCTAACCTCAAAGGGGTAGCTCTTATGCCTCAAGATGTGGCAGAAGCTGTTCTTTATTTGGGAAGTGATGATTCGAAATATGTAAGTGGAAACAATCTTGTTATCGATGGTGGTGTCACCATTGCAACACCTTTCAATATATTTGATCAATAA